The sequence TGCGGCTGCGCACGGTCTCGTCGCTCCGGGGCGAGTCCGCGTACCCGGTCATCTCCAGGTAGCCGCGCCCCTGCACGGGGTTGCCCTCGCGCGTGCCGTCCACCGTCACCGCGCCCTCCCAGTAGCGCACCAGCACCGGCAGCTCCTGGTCCGGGAGCTTCGGCGTCACGGTGAGCGCCAGCGCTACCTTCGGCACCTGGACGCGCCAGCCCGCCGGGTACTCGCCGCCGCGCGGACTCTTCCAGGTCCCCCGTGGCTCCAACTGCATGTCCTCCGCGCGCAGGTGCACGGCCTCGCCCGTCGCGGGGACGTACGTGCCCGCGCTGAACGCGTCCTTCGTCCCGTCCTTCTTGCGCAGCTGGTAGAGCATCAGCTCGCTGCCGTCGGTGAACTGGAGCGCGAACCAGTCCCAGCCCACCTGGTCGCCGCTCAGCGCGCTGGTGCTCCACTCGCGGTCCATCCAGCTCTCGCCCTTCACCTGCACCGTCTGCCCGTCCACCGACACCGTGCCCCGTGAGGGCATGCGCGACAGCGAGTAGTAGTAGGACGCGTTGCCCCGCTGCGGCCCCTTCTGGCTCAGGCCCTTGTCACCCTGGAGCACCGGCGGCTTGCCCTCGTCCAGCGTCAGCTCCAGCGTCACGCCGTCGCCCTGCGCGCGCAGGTGCATGGGCCACGTGCCGTCCGGGCCCTCGCCGCGCACGTCCCAGTCCTGAAGCCAGACATGGAACGGCGTCCCGTCCGCGCCCGCCAGCCCCTGCGCCGCGCGGCTGAAGCGCTCCGTGACGTGGAACCGCCCCGCGCTCACGTCCGTCAGCGTGAAGTGGCCCATGAACACCTGCCGCGTGCCCCAGCCGGACTCGCGCCGTGGCTTCTCCGGCGCCAGCGCGCTGCGGAACAGCGTGAACTGGTAGCCGAAGGCCCGCCCGTCCTGCGTCTCCAGATTCCCCGTCCAGTACCACCACTCGGTGCGGAAGTCGGGGTGGGGGCCGTGGTCCTCCGGGAAGCGGAAGGGCCGGGGCTCCATCGCGCGCGCGTAGCCCTCCATGTTCCCGTTGCCGCCCATCGCGGACGCGACCGTCATGCCGCCGCTGTTCGCGGAGCCGGTGTCCTCCGTGTCCCGCAGCACCACGCCCACCGCCGCGCCCAGCGCCGCGAGCACCAGCACCACCCCGATGACGAGTCCCCGCCCCATGCCTCACTCCTCCCGCAGCGCCATGGCCGGGTTCGCGCGCGCCATGCGCCACGCCGGGTACAACCCCGCGAGCGCCGCCGCCACCAGGGCCAGCACCAGTGCCTGTCCCACCACGCCGGACGACACCACCAACTGCAACGTCCACCCGAACGAGCGCTGGTTGATGACGTGCACCAGCACGTAGGCCAAGGCCAGCCCCAGCGGGATGGAGAACAACCCCGCGAGCAATCCCAAGAGCCCCGTCTGCAACGACACCATGCCCCAGAGCTGTCCCGGCGTGAGCCCCGTCGCGCGCAGCACCGCGAACTCGCGCGCCCGCTCCAGTTGCAGCGACATCAGCGCGCTCAGCACGCCCACGAACGCGACGCCAATGGCCAGCAGACGCAGCACCTGCGTGATGGTGAAGGTGCGGTCGAAGACCTCCATGGACGCCTGCCGCAGCGCCCGGTTCGCGCGCACGTTCAACGCCTGCTCACCGCCCGCGCGGTCGCGCACCCGGGCCACCAGCTCGTCCACGTCCTGTCCGGGCGCGGCGAAGAGGGACAGGCCGGACACGCCCCGGTCCTCGTACCAGTGCTCGTACGTCGCGCGCGGCATCAGCACCGTGCCCACGTCCGAGCCGTAGTCGAAGTACACGCCCGCCACGCGGAAGTCGTGCGGCCCCTTGTCCGTCGCGACGCGCAGCGTGTCGCCCGCGTGCACGTCCCGGTGGAACGCGAAGGGCTCCGACACGATGAGCGCATCCGGGGATGCATCCAGCTGCCGCCACACGTCCTCCGCGCGCCCCTCCTTGAAGCGGTACGTCCGCTCGTGCCCCCTGGCGAAGTCCACCGCCAGCAGGTCCGTGTCCACGTCGTTGATGCGCACGTGGATGACGCGGATGGAGCCGCTCGCCTCGACGCCCGGGGTGGACCGCAGCTTCTCCGCGAGCCCGGGCACCAGCGAGGAGTCCCCGCGCCGCGCCACCAGCGACGGCGGGGACACGAACACGTCCGCCTGCAACGCGGACTCCAGCCACGCCGCCACCGTGCCGCGGAAGCTGGACACCATCAGGCCCACGCCCACCGTCGTCGCCACCGCGACCATCAGCGCCGCCAGCGCCACCGCCGTGCGTGACAGGCTCGCCGTCACGCCGCGCGCCGCCATGCGGCCCAGGGGACCGAACAGCGCGCCCAGCGGCCGCGCCGACGCCACCGTCAGCTTCTCCGTCACCCAGGGCACCAGCAGCGCGCTGCCCAGCAGTACGGCGAAGAGCCCCGCGTACGCGGGCAGCAGGGCCTGCGTGGGCCACGCGAGCACCGCCGCCGCGACGGCCAGGATGAGCACCCCCAGCACCGCCAGCCGGGGCGCCCGGTTGCGCGACACGTCCTCCACCGTCGAGCGCCGCAGCGCCGTCACCGGGGCCGCGCGCGCCGCCTCCCACGCGGGCACCAGCGCCGCCAGCACCGTCGCGCCCAGGCCCAGGCTCAGGCCCTTGATGAGCGTGAAGGGCTCCAAGGACAGACGCCGCACGTTCACCACGAAGTACAAATCATTGATGGTGCGGGTGATGAGGCCCACCAGGCCGCTGGCCATCAGGATGCCCAGCAGCAGCCCCGCCGTGGTGCCCACGATGCCCAGCATCAGGGCCTCTCCCAGCACCACCGCGAACAGCTCGCCGCGCGTCACGCCCACCGCGCGCAGCCGGCCCAGCATCCCGCGCCGCTGCACCACGGAGAACGTCATCGTGTTGTAGATGAGGAACATCCCCACCACGAGCGCCAGCAGCGACAGCGCGGTGAGGTTGGTGCGGAACGCGCGCGTCATCTGCTCCACCGTGCCCGCGCGTCCGGAGGTCTGCACCAGCTCCGCGCCCGGCGGCAGTGTGGCCCTCAGCGGCGCGGCCTGGGCCTCTCCGCCCTTCAGGCGCAGGTCCACGCGCGTCAGCCGGCCTTCCATCCCCAGCACCTCCTGCGCGGTGGAGATGTCCGCGATGAGCAGCGACTCCAGCGCGCGCTCCGTCGTCTCCTGCGCGGGCGTCAGCAGGGCCGACACGCGCAGTTCCCGGCGCAGCCCCGTCACCGTCACCGGCAGCGTGTCCCCGGCCTTCACGCCCAGCGCCCGCGCCGTCTTCGCGCCCATCACCACCGTGCCGGGCCGCGTGAGCAGCGCGCCCACGTCGCCCACCGCGTTGCCGGTGGAGAAGTCCCGGAAGGGGCCTTCCGCGAACGGATCCAGGCCCAGCAGCGTGAGCGTGCGCTGGTTGCCGCCCTCCACCTGCACGAAGCCCTGCACCACGGGCGCCGCGTCCGGTGCGTCCGGCCGGAGCTTCAGCGCCGTGTAGACGCCCTCCGGCAGGCCCGACGTGCCGCCGGTGATTTGATGCGTGGCGCGGCCCGCGACCACGTCCGTGGACTGCTCGAAGGCGCGCAGCGCGCTGCCGCTCGCCAGGTCGATGGACACCACCACCGCCACGCCCATCGCGATGCCCAGCAGCGACAGCGCCGTGAGCCACGGGTGCCCGCCCAGGTGCCGCAGGCTGGAGCGCGCGAGCAGCGTCCTCATGGCGTCGTCCCCCGGCCGCGACCGCCAGGGCGGTCCACCAGCCGTCCATGCTCCAGCGTCAGCACGCGGTCCGCGCGCGCCGCCATCGCGGGCTCGTGCGTGACGATGAGCGCGCACGCGTTGCCCTGCCGCGTGAGCCCCTCCAGCAGGTCCAGCACCTGCCCGCCCGTCTCTTCGTCCAGGTTGCCC comes from Corallococcus macrosporus and encodes:
- a CDS encoding lipocalin-like domain-containing protein, yielding MGRGLVIGVVLVLAALGAAVGVVLRDTEDTGSANSGGMTVASAMGGNGNMEGYARAMEPRPFRFPEDHGPHPDFRTEWWYWTGNLETQDGRAFGYQFTLFRSALAPEKPRRESGWGTRQVFMGHFTLTDVSAGRFHVTERFSRAAQGLAGADGTPFHVWLQDWDVRGEGPDGTWPMHLRAQGDGVTLELTLDEGKPPVLQGDKGLSQKGPQRGNASYYYSLSRMPSRGTVSVDGQTVQVKGESWMDREWSTSALSGDQVGWDWFALQFTDGSELMLYQLRKKDGTKDAFSAGTYVPATGEAVHLRAEDMQLEPRGTWKSPRGGEYPAGWRVQVPKVALALTVTPKLPDQELPVLVRYWEGAVTVDGTREGNPVQGRGYLEMTGYADSPRSDETVRSRTP
- a CDS encoding FtsX-like permease family protein — its product is MRTLLARSSLRHLGGHPWLTALSLLGIAMGVAVVVSIDLASGSALRAFEQSTDVVAGRATHQITGGTSGLPEGVYTALKLRPDAPDAAPVVQGFVQVEGGNQRTLTLLGLDPFAEGPFRDFSTGNAVGDVGALLTRPGTVVMGAKTARALGVKAGDTLPVTVTGLRRELRVSALLTPAQETTERALESLLIADISTAQEVLGMEGRLTRVDLRLKGGEAQAAPLRATLPPGAELVQTSGRAGTVEQMTRAFRTNLTALSLLALVVGMFLIYNTMTFSVVQRRGMLGRLRAVGVTRGELFAVVLGEALMLGIVGTTAGLLLGILMASGLVGLITRTINDLYFVVNVRRLSLEPFTLIKGLSLGLGATVLAALVPAWEAARAAPVTALRRSTVEDVSRNRAPRLAVLGVLILAVAAAVLAWPTQALLPAYAGLFAVLLGSALLVPWVTEKLTVASARPLGALFGPLGRMAARGVTASLSRTAVALAALMVAVATTVGVGLMVSSFRGTVAAWLESALQADVFVSPPSLVARRGDSSLVPGLAEKLRSTPGVEASGSIRVIHVRINDVDTDLLAVDFARGHERTYRFKEGRAEDVWRQLDASPDALIVSEPFAFHRDVHAGDTLRVATDKGPHDFRVAGVYFDYGSDVGTVLMPRATYEHWYEDRGVSGLSLFAAPGQDVDELVARVRDRAGGEQALNVRANRALRQASMEVFDRTFTITQVLRLLAIGVAFVGVLSALMSLQLERAREFAVLRATGLTPGQLWGMVSLQTGLLGLLAGLFSIPLGLALAYVLVHVINQRSFGWTLQLVVSSGVVGQALVLALVAAALAGLYPAWRMARANPAMALREE